One genomic segment of Chelonia mydas isolate rCheMyd1 chromosome 1, rCheMyd1.pri.v2, whole genome shotgun sequence includes these proteins:
- the NME6 gene encoding nucleoside diphosphate kinase 6 isoform X2 — MGAVPRSARPLQLTLALLKPDAVAHPPVLEAVHETILNNKFLIVRTKELMWRREDSQRFYQEHSGRFFYRRLVEFMTSGPMRAYILAHEDAVARWRSLMGPTKVYRARNTAPDSIRGAYGLTDTRNTIHGSASHR, encoded by the exons ATGGGGGCCGTGCCGCGCTCCGCGCGCCCGCTGCAGCTCACGCTGGCGCTGCTGAAGCCCGACGCCGTGGCCCACCCGCCGGTGCTGGAG GCCGTGCACGAGACCATCCTGAACAACAAATTCCTCATCGTGCGGACCAAGGagctgatgtggagaagggaagaTAGCCAGCGATTTTACCAGGAGCACTCAG GGCGATTTTTTTATCGGAGGCTGGTGGAGTTCATGACCAG TGGCCCAATGCGGGCTTATATCCTAGCACATGAAGATGCTGTTGCACGCTGGAGGTCTCTCATGGGACCCACAAAAGTGTACCGAGCCCGAAATACAGCTCCAGACTCCATCCGGGGAGCCTATGGCCTCACGGACACGAGGAACACCATACATGGCTCAG
- the NME6 gene encoding nucleoside diphosphate kinase 6 isoform X1: protein MRQELPHSCWRCHRTQGPYPRIQAVHETILNNKFLIVRTKELMWRREDSQRFYQEHSGRFFYRRLVEFMTSGPMRAYILAHEDAVARWRSLMGPTKVYRARNTAPDSIRGAYGLTDTRNTIHGSDSAASARREIAFFFPEFSESLWYQQDEPRLRCGLAHYDTGERVHSLPKASRTESS, encoded by the exons ATGAGGCAAGAACTGCCCCATTCTTGCTGGAGGTGCCACAGGACCCAGGGGCCCTACCCCAGAATTCAG GCCGTGCACGAGACCATCCTGAACAACAAATTCCTCATCGTGCGGACCAAGGagctgatgtggagaagggaagaTAGCCAGCGATTTTACCAGGAGCACTCAG GGCGATTTTTTTATCGGAGGCTGGTGGAGTTCATGACCAG TGGCCCAATGCGGGCTTATATCCTAGCACATGAAGATGCTGTTGCACGCTGGAGGTCTCTCATGGGACCCACAAAAGTGTACCGAGCCCGAAATACAGCTCCAGACTCCATCCGGGGAGCCTATGGCCTCACGGACACGAGGAACACCATACATGGCTCAG ACTCGGCGGCATCAGCCCGTAGAGAAATTGCCTTCTTCTTCCCGGAGTTCAGCGAGAGTCTCTGGTACCAGCAGGATGAGCCACGTCTGCGCTGCGGCCTGGCACACTATGACACAGGGGAGCGTGTTCACAGCCTACCCAAGGCGAGCAGGACAGAGTCATCCTAG
- the NME6 gene encoding nucleoside diphosphate kinase 6 isoform X3 — translation MGAVPRSARPLQLTLALLKPDAVAHPPVLEAVHETILNNKFLIVRTKELMWRREDSQRFYQEHSGRFFYRRLVEFMTSGPMRAYILAHEDAVARWRSLMGPTKVYRARNTAPDSIRGAYGLTDTRNTIHGSDSAASARREIAFFFPEFSESLWYQQDEPRLRCGLAHYDTGERVHSLPKASRTESS, via the exons ATGGGGGCCGTGCCGCGCTCCGCGCGCCCGCTGCAGCTCACGCTGGCGCTGCTGAAGCCCGACGCCGTGGCCCACCCGCCGGTGCTGGAG GCCGTGCACGAGACCATCCTGAACAACAAATTCCTCATCGTGCGGACCAAGGagctgatgtggagaagggaagaTAGCCAGCGATTTTACCAGGAGCACTCAG GGCGATTTTTTTATCGGAGGCTGGTGGAGTTCATGACCAG TGGCCCAATGCGGGCTTATATCCTAGCACATGAAGATGCTGTTGCACGCTGGAGGTCTCTCATGGGACCCACAAAAGTGTACCGAGCCCGAAATACAGCTCCAGACTCCATCCGGGGAGCCTATGGCCTCACGGACACGAGGAACACCATACATGGCTCAG ACTCGGCGGCATCAGCCCGTAGAGAAATTGCCTTCTTCTTCCCGGAGTTCAGCGAGAGTCTCTGGTACCAGCAGGATGAGCCACGTCTGCGCTGCGGCCTGGCACACTATGACACAGGGGAGCGTGTTCACAGCCTACCCAAGGCGAGCAGGACAGAGTCATCCTAG